TGATTTTGGCTTTGTGGCCTGAGGCGACTTCAATTGCGGCAATCACAGTGCCGGCACCAGGGATCAATCCTTCAGCCGAGGGATAGGTCACGTCCGGATTTGTGCCGATGAACTCACAACCGCCTCTGACAAGTAATTCGGCATTCTTGATCTTTTCATAGGTCAAGCTGGTGTCCATAGCAGCAACAACTACCTGAATCTCATCGCTGCGCTCTGTGAAAACCGTCAGTCCGGCATCTTCCAGAATTTTGACCAGGCTGGGCGTGCCCACCGCATAAACGTTGCAGCCTTCGGGATATTTTTCCGCCAGATGGATCGCCGTTGCCTGAGCTGCTGAGATCACTTGCCAATCTTCGAGTTCGACCCCAAAGCGGCGAATCTTAGAGAAGAATTCATCCACGGTTTTGGTGCCATTGTTGGTGGCCAGAATAACTTTGAGGCCCTGATCGTTGAATG
This Chloroflexota bacterium DNA region includes the following protein-coding sequences:
- a CDS encoding HAD-IIA family hydrolase — encoded protein: MISDHLPNIKGLILDMDGVLWKDTEPIGDLPAIFQAFNDQGLKVILATNNGTKTVDEFFSKIRRFGVELEDWQVISAAQATAIHLAEKYPEGCNVYAVGTPSLVKILEDAGLTVFTERSDEIQVVVAAMDTSLTYEKIKNAELLVRGGCEFIGTNPDVTYPSAEGLIPGAGTVIAAIEVASGHKAKIIGKPEPLLYQMALRRLGLQPEETLGVGDRLETDILGAQAAGIRSAFVLSGASTLEQTQQMTTPPDIILNDLSELVF